The genomic stretch GCGGATGAGCAGGTTGCGGTCCAGGATCTGCTTACTGAGCGAATGATCCAGACGGCGCAACACGCACCCATGAGGTACCTCAGGCAGGGCTGAGCCGGCCGCACGCTCGGTAAATTCCAGGGTATATCCGGAATAATCTGGGGCGGATGGGAAGAGCGACCAGCGCGGATCTCCTTCTCGTAAGCCCACCAGAACATCGCCCTTGAGGCGCAGGTCGCTGATCAGCTGGGCGAGTAAGGCGGAGCTTGGATGGCCACCCAAATAGAGCGAACCAAAGGCAGCCTCCTGCACCACTCCCCACGAGGGCGTCTCGGGGTGATCGGTGAAAATCGCTCCCGCGGCACGATCATCTAGGACAGCCTGGCAGCGTAGCCCTGCTGGCTCATCCAGGCTGAATAAAGCTTTGAGCTCAGGGGTCACCTGGGAAGGTGTAAGAGAGAGGATGGGCGGTAGCATGGGTGGAAGCATGTTCATCACCTTTTGTAATTATTAACACCATCAGGTGGCATTATCAGCAAATCTGGCCTCAACGATATACCCCCGTTGCGAGCATGATACCCCGCCTGGAGAGCCTTTAAAATGATTAAGAAGCCCGGCGACACGGACTCACACCTCAATTAGGTTTACCACTGAGAAGAAAAAAGCTCTATGTGATGCTGGTATAGTGCAGGATGTATTGCTCCAGCTGGCTGATCATCTCCTTTTGTTCCGAGATGATCGAGCGTACCAGGTCCCCGATCGACACCATGCCGACCATGGCCTCTTCTTCCACCACTGGCAGGTGGCGGATATGCTTGGCCGTCATCAGCGTCAGGCATTGTTCGTTGGTCATATCAGGGGTGGCATATACCACATGCGGGGTCATGACCTCTTTCACAAACGTCTTCTTGGAGGTCTTGCCCAGCAGGATGACTTTACGGGCATAGTCACGCTCAGAGAAGATACCCACGAGTTTGCCGCGCTCAACTACCGGAAGAGCGCCAACGTCCTTACTGGCCATGAGCTGCAAGGCGTCAAAAACGGTAGTGCCCGGTGAGGTGCTCCAAACTTCATTGCCTTTTTCACTTAAGATCTTGCGTACGGTCTGCATGGTGTTTTCTCCTGGCGAGGATTTCGTTTCACTGTACGTAATGCGCAAATTATAGCCATTATTTTAGATTTTTCAAGAAATTAAGAGATGAGAATCCACCTCAGATTATAATTAGATTGTGTTCCGCACCTCAGACCAGGATTACCATACTGCCAGGCTCGAGCTTGAATCAGCTGAAGCGGAACTGGCCGAGTTACAAAGGCAGCTGCGTACTTTTGAATCCCAGGTAGACACGCGCCTGGGGGCCCTGCTCGACCAGTTGAGTGAGCTCAATGCCGACACCACCACACTCGATGAGCAGCTACGGCACATCCGTCAGCAGCGCTTGTTTGGCAGCGAGCTGATGAGCTACCTGGCAGGTGCGCCTCAGCCAGGCCGGCCCACCCGCCTGGATAACCTGCCTCCCCAGGAGCTGCAATTCAAGCAAACCCCTGCATCCCAGGACCAAGCCACACCAGTTCAAGCCAACACCCTGCCAGACATAAAAACCCTGTATCGCAGGTTGGCGCGCCGCTATCACCCCGACCTGGCACGCAATGCGGCTGACCGGGCTCAGGCGGATGACCTAATGAAAACCATCAACCAGGCCTATGCTGCAGGAGACCTGCCCGCATTAATGAAGCTGGCAGGGTTGAGCCTACCCTATGGAATGGAAACAAGTCAGGCTGCGCCCAAGCAGACAGCGACCTCGCGAGTACCCAAAGATACTCCCGAGTGGACCATCACCAGGTTGCGGGAAGTGCGCCAGCAGATGAACGAGCTGAGCAACTTGCCGATCGTGAAGCTCAGCCTGGATGTAAAGCTGGCCAGGCACCAGCGGCGTGACCTGCTGGGCGAGCTGGCAGCTGAGTTGCAGTATAAAGTGGCCCGCAAGACTGCTGAGCGCGACTATCTGCGCTCGCAGATCGATGCCAGTCAGAGGGCATCCGCTCCATAAGCTCCGACAGGTGACAAACTGGCTTGATTATTGGATTGCGAGGATCCAGCTTGTTATTGGGCTTCCATAGGAGCAACCAATGGAATTGACCAGCTCGCGCCGCCTGACAGAATATTTCCCACACGCATAGCAAAACATGCCGGGGCGTAATTTCACAGTTGGCTCACCAGTGGGAATCATTGGATGAAGCTACTTTAAGGCAGATGAAAAAGGATGGCTCCAGCATATGGAAGCCTTCTAATAAAATAAGTTGGTAGATCTCGGTTCTACTTGATCTACTTGAAAACCAGCGGGAAGTAGAACACTTCCAGGGACTGGGCAACAAAATCACACGCTTTAACCTCCGAGCCGTAATAATGCCGCCAAGAGCACCGTTCCGGCAGAAGCTTTAATCCGCTCATCTCCGCCCACACACTGACCATTTCATCGCCCGGAATGCCGTAGAAATCTGACTTGTAATAACCTGAACCGTCGGTCGTGGCGATCACCACGCCTGGGTAGCTGGCATATTGGCGGTAGACGGTCACACCAGCTATTCCCTCGCCATTTTGGCCACGAACCGATCCATACACCACCAATCCTGGCACATTTTCAACCGATGGTGTGACCTGGGGGGTGGTTTTTGCGGTTGACCGATTGTTGATCAAACGGATGCCCAGAAGCGCCAGGATGATGAGCAGGTCGGCACCCACGATGACCAACAGAACCAATTTTCCTTGTGATTTCATCCTAGCTCATCTCCTATGGTTTACACTGTCTTTCGGGCACAAAACAGGGCATGGCCCGCCTTCAGGAAGTGTACATCGACATCCACAAATTGGCCTCTTCGAACCACCTGAGCTGGTCGTACAAATGGTTAGGGTGGTCCATCTCGTCAGGCTCCAGGAAGAAAGAAGTATTCCAGCCGTGCTGCTGGAAAAATTCAAACGCAGCCATGTTACCATCCAGGCTCCAGTAGGATGCGCCAGGGAGCTTATCCAGGATCTGCTCCGCCAGCAATCCCTCCCCACAGCACAGCTCAAGGATGCGCTTCGGCTTTGGCAAGTCCTTGAGCAGGGCTACCAGGATGCGCACCTGCGCCTCGCGCTTGGGGACGAAGTAGCGCCCATAGTCGAGGAATTTCTGGGAGGTACCTTCATCCCACCGGTCTTGGAGGATCGTGTTGGTCATTTATTTGGATAGATCTCCACAAGGTTTAAATTAATGCTAATTAATCATACCTCATTTCGACAAATGGATGTCAATCCACCATCATTAATGGTGGCAATAAAAATCCAAAGTAAATGCTTTTTGCACTACGGAGACCAGCGTTGCGAATAATGGCGAATTTGAAAGGAGATATTTGAGTTTCGTCAGCCGACGAGATGGGTAATCAATCCAGGGTAATCAGGAGAATGGATTGAAGTACCCATGAATAAACTGTATAATAAAAATAGAGAGCATGCTGTAGTGGGGCTTATCAATATTTTTGTGCCTGGCAATGCTCTATCCATATTTATGTGCGGAGGCAAGTTTATGTCTCCAACAATCGAAGAACAGATCGGACGGCTCAAGGATACCATTGCTGAGATGGAAGCCCAACGTGATGCCCTGGGTGATGCAGTGGTCGACAAAGCGGTTGAGCCACTGCAACAGAAACTGGCTGAGCTTTACAACCTGCTGGAAACCTCCCATCTTGCACCACCCGAAATTCCCACCCAACAGCGCAAGCTGCTCACCATCCTGTTCATGGATACGGTAGGCTCGACCTCCATCATCCAGCATATGGACCCGGAAGACGTTAGCGAAGCCTTTGACCGGAACCTGAAGCGCCTGGCCCAGCCAGTTTACGAGCATGGCGGGCACGTCACCAGCTACATGGGGGATGGATTCATGGCTATCTTTGGCGCACCCACGGCGCACGAAGATGACCCGGAGCAGGCAGTGCGCGCCGGGCTGGCGGTCATTGAGCGTGCGGGTGACATTGCAGATCAGCTGGAGAAGGAATGGGATATCCACGATTTCAAGGTGCGGGTGGGGGTCAACACCGGGCTGGTGATCCTGGGCGGGGAGACGGAAGGCGCGGATACCACCAAGGGCCCAGCAGTCCACCTGGCCGCCCGCTTGCAGAGCGCGGCACCCCCTGGAGGCCTGCTCATCTCGCACGACACCTACCGGCATATCCGCGGCGTGTTCAACGTCGCAGCCTGGGAGCCCATCAGGGTCAAGGGCTTTGACGAGCCCGTGCAGGTCTACCACATCCTGAGCGCCAAGCCGCGTGCCTTCCGCTCCTACACGCGCGGCGTGGAAGGGGTGGAGACGCGCATGGTCGGGCGCTACGATGAGCTCAAATACCTGCAGGATGCAATGCTCTCCGCCATCGAGGATAGCGAAGGCCAGGTGGTCACCATCATCGGTGAAGCCGGGGTGGGCAAATCACGCCTGCTTTATGAATTCCAGAACTGGCTCGAGCTGCTGCCCCCACCGGCAGTGCATTTTTATGAAGGCAAAGCCCACGTGGAAGCCCAGGGCATGCCCCTGGCGATGTTACGTGACCTGTTCGAGTTCCGCTTCCAGCTGCAGGAGAATGATACCCAGGAAGTAGCTCGCCAAAAAGTAGAAGCAGGCTTCAGAGAAGTTTTTAGCAGCAGCGACGAAGGGCAGATGCGTGCCCACATCCTGGGGCAGTGGCTGGGTTTCGATTTCAGCACCAGCCCGCATCTCAAAGGTGTGCTGAGCGAGGCCGAGCAGCTGCGCAACCGGGGGATCATGTACCTGGGCGAGTATTTTAAAGGTCTATGTGCCCAAACCCCGCTGGTGGTCTTCCTGGAAGATATCCATTGGGCAGATGACAGCAGCCTGGATGCGATCAACTGGCTGGCAGAACGATTTACAGATAAACCCTTGCTTTTCGTCTGTGCTGCCCGGCGCAGCCTGCTCGAGCGCCGTCCCTACTGGGGAGAAGGGCTGGATTACCATCACCGGATTAACCTGGAAGCGCTTTCAAAACGTGAGTCCCACCAGCTGGTGGGGGAGATCCTCAAGCTCGCAGAGCAGGTACCACCCCAGCTGTTCGACCTGGTGGTGGAGGGCGCCGAGGGCAACCCCTTCTACGTCGAAGAGCTGGTCAAGATGCTGGTGGAGGATGGCGTAGTGGTCAAGGGGGAGCAGATCTGGAAGGTGCTGCCAGAGCGCCTGGCGGAGATCAGTGTTCCACCTACATTAACCGGTGTCTTGCAGGCCAGGTTGGAGAGCCTGCCAGTGGATGAGCAAAAGGTCTTGCAGCAGGCATCGGTGGTTGGCCGCCTGTTTTGGGACCAGGTTGTGGCATATATCCAAGCCTCGGAAGGAGGCGCCCCTCAGGCTGTGCCGGATATACTCGGCTCCCTGCGCGGCCGGGAGATGGTTTATCGCCGGGAGGGATCAGCTTTTTTAGATGCCAGGGAATACCTGTTCAAGCACGATATCCTGCGCGAGGTGACTTACGAATCGGTGCTCAAGCGCCTGCGCCGTAAATACCATGGTTTAGTAGCCGACTGGCTGATCACCCAGGTTTCGGGGCGTATGGGAGAGTATAGCGGGCTGATCGCCGGGCACCTGCTGCAGGCAGGCATGAAGGAACTGGCAGGTACATATTACCTCCAGGCAGGGCAGGCCGCGTTGGAGTCGTACGCCAACGCTGAAGCGCTGGGATACTTTCACCAGACGCTGGAACAGCCTCTGGAAGATAGACACAAGGCAGCCTGCCTGGCGGGTTTGGGTGAAGCTCAATATAGACAGGGATCCAGTCATGAGGCGGTTGAAACCTTACGGCAAAGTATTGAGTGCTATCTGGTTTTAGGAGACAGTGACCGTACCGCATCTCTGTATGCGCGCCTGGCTTATGTCCATTGGAATAAAGATTGTCAGGCAGCCTGGGAGGCCTGCCAGGAGGGGCTGCTGCGGCTGGAGGGTGCACCGGAGAGCCCTGGCATGGCCCGCCTGCTGGCGGAAACGGGTAGGGCGACTTTCTTTATAAACAAGCCAGCTGATGAAGTAATTACCTTGTGCCAGCAGGCAATTGAAATGGCTGATCTTCAATGTGAGAAAGAGGCCCGGGCCGATGCCAGCATCACGATTGCGATAGCTACACCGGATTTAGACAAGCGTATCCATCTCCTGAAAGAGGCGGCAGAATTCAGCGAGGCCAACCGATTGTGGGCCCAGGCTCGGCGGGCACATGCTAACCTTGCAGATAATTTATATCAAAGTGAAATTATATATCAACATCAAATGCATGCTGTGGACATATCAATTCATGTCGGTAATATCGAGTGGCTGTTTTGGGATTTAAAAAATCTTGCAGGAATTTTAACCTCACGTGGGCAATTGAAAAATATTGAAGGAACACTGAGGGATATTTTACGCAGCTCAACTGCCCCTCAGTCCAGGATAGATAAGTTTTTGATAGAAGTTAATTCACTCTTGTTATCGCCACGAGGAGAATGGTCCCAGGCACTTGATTATCAGCGCTATAGTCAACAAGAAGCACGAAAAACAGCCAACTACAATCAAATCGCCGGCCGGAATATCGGTCTGGAACATATATGTTGTTCCCTCAAGATCTTTATGGGTATGGATTATCTCTCGGAGGCAGAAACTGCCCTTCAGGAGAATATAAGAATAAATTCGGCTGATATTGAGTCCAGCTTGAGGCTGGTAGAGAACCTGGCTCTCCAACAGCGCTTTGCTGAAGCGCATGAACTGCTGGATGAAGTAATTAAAAACCTGGACCAGCCTGTAAGCAGAGATATCGAGGGGACAAGGTTAGTTGTGGAAGCTCAGCTTGCCAATGAAGAGGGCCGCTGGGAGGAAGCCGTTTCAAAACGCCTAGCTCGAATTAAGATATGCCAGGCAGACGGGAATCGCTTTGCTTGGGCGTGGAACCTCATTCCCCTGGGGGACTCGCTTGTGGGTCGGGATATGCCCGGTGATCGTGAACGCGGGGAGCAGGCTTACGGGCAGGCGCTGGAGATGTTCACTGAAATGGGTGCGACTGGGTATATGGAGGTATTGAAGGAGCGATTACACGGCGTTCAACCCGGAACATCGACTTGATTCTATGTACATTGGGTCAACTGACATGGTAAGGTAGGTATATTTTATTAGAGAAATATCGCTTAGTTTTTCTCGGCGAGAATAGGTTTCAGGAGGCAAGGCTATGTCTCCAACAATCGAAGAACAGATCAAGCGGCTCAAGGACACCATCGCACAGATGGAAGCCCAGCGTGATTCGCTGGGTGATGCATTTGTTGATAAAGCCGTACAGCCACTGAATGAAAAGCTGGCTGAGCTCAACCACCTGCTAGAAGTTTCTAAATCACCGCCGCCTGAAGAACCAGCCCAGCAACGCAAGCTGCTCACCATCCTGTTCATGGACACGGTGGGCTCAACTTCGATCATCCAGCACATGGACCCGGAAGACGTCAGCGAAGCCTTCGACCGCAACCTCAAACGTCTGTCCCAGCCGGTGTACGACCACGGCGGGCATGTCACCAGCTATATGGGGGATGGGTTCATGGCCATCTTTGGAGCTCCTACCGCGCGTGAAGACGATCCAGAACGGGCCGTACGGGCAGGCTTGCAAATCCTGCGCGTGGCTGATGAGATCGCCAGAGAGCTGGAGGCAGAGTGGGGTATCAAAGAGTTCAGGGTGCGGGTGGGGGTCAATACCGGCCTGGTGCTCCTGGGTGGTGAGACAGAAGGAGCTGACACCACCAAGGGGCCAGCCATCAACCTGGCTGCCCGGCTGCAGAGCGCAGCCCCACCCGGTGGCTTGCTCATCTCACATGACACCTACCAGCACATCCGCGGGGTGTTCAATGTGGTAGCCTTGGAGCCCATTAAGGTCAAAGGATTTGATGAGTCGGTGCGTGTTTATCAAGTTCAGAATGCCAAGCCACGTGCCTTCCGCTCCTATACGCGTGGCGTGGAAGGGGTGGAAACGCGCATGGTCGGGCGATCGAGTGAGCTCAAGTACCTGCAGGATGCCTTCCTGGGTGCCGTTGAGGATCACGGCGGGCAGGTGGTCACCATCATCGGTGAGGCTGGGGTGGGCAAGTCGCGCTTGCTGTATGAGTTCCAAAACTGGATCGACCTGCAGCCATCGCGGGTACGCTTTTATGAAGGGCGGGCACACCCGGAAGCTCAGGGCATGCCCCTGGCAATGCTGCGCGACCTGTTCGAGTTCCGCTTCCAGCTGCAGGAAAATGACCCCGTGCAGACCGTGCGCGATAAAGTTGAAGCCGGTTTTAGCGAGGTTTTCGCCGAAGTGGATGAGGGGCAGATGCGGGCGCATATCCTGGGGCAGTGGCTGGGCTTCGATTTCAGCAGCAGCCCGCACCTCAAAGGTGTGTTATCAGACGCCGAGCAGCTGCGTAACCGGGGTTTAATGTACCTGGGTGAGTATTTTATCGGATTATGTTTGATCACCCCCGTGATTGTCTTCCTGGAGGACATCCACTGGGCAGATGACTCCTCGCTGGATACACTAACCACTCTGGCAGAGCGCTTGCAGCATCAACCGCTGCTCTTCACCTGTGCCGCCAGGCATTCGCTGCTCGAGCGCCGCCCCTATTGGGGTGAAGGACTCGAATACCACCATCGCCTGAACCTGGAACCCCTATCCAAACGCGAAAGCCACCAGCTGGTAAGTGAAATTTTTAAGCTGGCCGACCAGGTACCAGCTGAACTTTTTACCCTGGTGGTGGAAGGAGCCGAAGGCAACCCGTTCTACGTCGAAGAACTGGTCAAGATGCTGGTGGAAGACGGCGTGGTGATTAAGGGGGATGAGACCTGGCAGGTGCTGCCACAACGTCTGTCGGAGATCAAAGTACCTTCAACCCTGACTGGCGTGCTGCAGGCGCGCCTGGAGAGCCTGCCTGCCGAGGAGCAGCAGATCCTCCAGCAGGCCTCAGTGGTCGGACGCCTGTTCTGGGACCAGGTGGTGGCTCACATCCAATCGGCAGAGGGCGGAAGACCTCAGCTGGTAGGAGATGTACTAACTTCACTGCGCAGCCGGGAGATGATCTATCGACGGGAAGCTTCAGCTTTCGCGGACGCCTGTGAATATCTTTTCAAACATGATATCCTGCGTGAGGTGACCTACGAATCGGTGCTCAAGCGCTTGAGACGTAAATACCACGGGTTGGTAGCGGACTGGCTGGTCGAGCAAGTTGCCAGCCGTAAAGGAGCGTACAGCGGGCTGATTGCCGGGCACTTGAGGTTAGCTGGAAGGCAGGAAGAAGCAGCCATCTATTTCCTTCAAGCAGGAGAGGCAGCACTGGCATCCTTCGCCAATGCGGAAGCAGAGGGATACTTCCGAGAAGCGCTAAAGAATATTCCCGTTGATGAACAGAAGGTACGCTGCCTGGCAGGACTGGGATATGCTACATATCTACAAGGATTTGTACTGGATGCAGCTGAGCTTATCCGTCAAGGAATTGAGATTTGTGTGAATTTGGGAAACAAAGACGGAGCAGCTTACCTGTATGCGGGCCTGGCCAGTTTTCTCTGGATGGATGATTATGGAAAAGCGTGGGAAGCCTGCCAGGAGGGGCTAAGGCGGCTGGAAGGTGCCCCGGAGAGCCCGGGCATGGCCGCGTTGCTGGCAGAGGCAGCTCGAGCATCATTTTTCCTTGCCAAATATGATGGAGTAATATCACTCTGTCAACAGGCGATCGAGATGGGTGATAAAGTGGAAGCGCAAGAAGCCAAAGCACAGGCCATGATCACCCTGGCTTTATGCGAGCCTGATTATGAACAAGCCATCCAGCTCTTGCAAGAGGCAATCACGATCAGTGAAGCGAATGGCTTATGGTCTTCGGCTGCTCGTGCGCACACAAATATCGGTGTGTTAGCCTCACAAAATTTCACAGACGCTGAAGCCGTAATGCAACACCATCAGCAAGTGATCAATATATATCTGCGCATCGGTGATGTTGAAGCTCTGCTTTTTGGGCTACCAAATTTGGCTGAAAGCTTAAAAGATATCGGGCAGTTACCCGTCTATGAAGAGAGGCTTTTGGAAATTCTGCATAAGTCAACTGCCACACAGTCGCGCATCGATCATT from Anaerolineales bacterium encodes the following:
- a CDS encoding histidine kinase, coding for MQTVRKILSEKGNEVWSTSPGTTVFDALQLMASKDVGALPVVERGKLVGIFSERDYARKVILLGKTSKKTFVKEVMTPHVVYATPDMTNEQCLTLMTAKHIRHLPVVEEEAMVGMVSIGDLVRSIISEQKEMISQLEQYILHYTSIT